A section of the Bryobacteraceae bacterium genome encodes:
- the nuoM-1 gene encoding NADH:ubiquinone oxidoreductase subunit M gives MNLLDILLVIPAAGALLTLALPADNPGLVRKFALFVSLVVFLFSLGLIGPVRAHPAVYSFETNVPWIESPAIRYHVGVDGLSLWLVILSTFLTPICVLVSWRHIEDRVKEFHAFLLFLLFGVIGVFVALDLFLFFVFWEVSLVPMYFLIGIWGHDRRIYAAVKFFLYTMAGSALMLAAMIWIFNRTGTFDLPLLVDMIRTGQLRFTPQEGLWLFLAFFIAFAIKVPLFPLHTWLPDAHGEAPTAGSVMLASVLLKLGTYGLVRVALPLFPQAARDNAGWIIALAIAGIIYGALVAMVQPNMKRLVAYSSVSHLGFVVLGIFTFTQTGLDGAVYQMLNHGISTGALFILVGLLYERRHSLEIADYGGVGAVAPWLSTMFVITSLASVGLPMLNNFVGEFLVLLGAAQARFLYAVLAGTGVILSAVYMLWLVQRAFYGPAPDAVRHHVTDMNGREWALVMPLIVMMVWMGVGPQSFLPPISQQSRQTLEIVLEKPAVQKSAQEVAHAR, from the coding sequence GTGAACCTGCTCGACATTCTTCTGGTGATTCCGGCGGCAGGGGCGCTGCTGACGCTGGCACTGCCTGCGGACAACCCCGGCCTGGTCCGGAAATTCGCGCTTTTCGTTTCGCTGGTTGTCTTCCTGTTCTCGCTCGGCCTGATCGGACCGGTGCGCGCCCATCCGGCCGTCTACAGTTTTGAGACCAACGTCCCGTGGATTGAGTCACCCGCCATCCGGTATCACGTGGGCGTCGACGGACTCAGCCTCTGGCTGGTGATCCTGTCAACCTTCCTGACGCCGATCTGCGTGCTGGTGAGCTGGCGTCACATCGAGGACCGCGTCAAGGAGTTCCACGCCTTTCTGCTGTTCCTGCTGTTTGGGGTGATCGGGGTCTTCGTGGCGCTGGATCTGTTCCTGTTCTTTGTCTTCTGGGAGGTCTCCCTGGTGCCCATGTATTTTCTGATTGGCATCTGGGGCCATGACCGGCGCATCTACGCGGCGGTGAAATTCTTCCTTTACACGATGGCGGGCTCGGCGTTGATGCTGGCGGCGATGATCTGGATCTTCAACCGCACGGGCACGTTTGACCTGCCGCTGCTCGTGGACATGATCCGGACCGGGCAGCTCCGCTTCACTCCGCAGGAGGGCCTGTGGCTGTTCCTCGCCTTCTTCATCGCGTTTGCCATCAAGGTTCCGCTGTTTCCGCTGCATACATGGCTGCCGGACGCGCACGGCGAGGCGCCCACGGCCGGCTCGGTCATGCTGGCCAGCGTCCTGCTGAAGCTGGGCACTTACGGCCTGGTCCGCGTGGCGCTGCCGCTGTTTCCCCAGGCGGCGCGGGACAACGCCGGCTGGATCATCGCGCTGGCCATCGCCGGCATCATCTACGGCGCGCTGGTGGCGATGGTGCAGCCGAACATGAAGCGGCTGGTGGCTTACAGCTCGGTGAGCCACCTGGGCTTCGTCGTGCTCGGCATCTTCACCTTCACCCAGACAGGGCTGGACGGCGCCGTCTACCAGATGCTGAATCACGGAATTTCAACCGGCGCGCTCTTCATTCTGGTGGGCCTGCTGTATGAGCGGCGGCACTCGCTCGAGATCGCCGACTATGGCGGGGTGGGCGCGGTGGCGCCCTGGCTGTCGACGATGTTCGTCATTACGTCGCTGGCGAGCGTCGGTCTGCCGATGCTGAACAACTTCGTCGGCGAGTTTCTGGTGCTGCTGGGAGCGGCACAGGCGAGGTTCCTTTACGCGGTGCTGGCCGGCACGGGCGTCATCCTCTCTGCCGTTTACATGCTGTGGCTGGTTCAGCGGGCCTTCTATGGGCCGGCACCGGACGCCGTGCGCCATCATGTGACGGACATGAATGGCCGGGAGTGGGCGCTGGTGATGCCGCTCATCGTGATGATGGTGTGGATGGGCGTCGGCCCGCAGTCCTTCCTGCCTCCCATCAGCCAGCAGAGCCGGCAGACGCTGGAGATCGTGCTCGAAAAGCCGGCCGTACAGAAATCTGCCCAGGAAGTTGCTCATGCCCGTTAG
- the nuoL-1 gene encoding NADH-quinone oxidoreductase subunit L, translating into MHHLWLIPAFPLAGFLINGIAGRRLPKPLINTFAVGSVLLSFLWVLKVLSGLQPLEAAYTERYFTWIQSGAFTVGLDFMVDRLTAVMLLVVTGIGLLIHIYSIGYMAHEHGYDRFFAYLNLFMFFMLVLVLAANYLVLFIGWEGVGLCSYLLIGFYYLKKSATDAGKKAFVVNRVGDLGFSLGMFLTALTFGSLDFPTVFGQAQAEAAVLNPQTVTLICLLLLVGATGKSAQVPLYVWLPDAMEGPTPVSALIHAATMVTAGVYMVARSAPLYNLSPTAMEVVAVVGLITAVLAATIGLTQFDIKKVFAYSTVSQLGYMFLALGVGAYSAAVFHIMTHAFFKALLFLGAGSVIHALGGEQDLRMMGGLRSKIPVTFTVLLAAAVAIAGVPPFSGFHSKDAILLAAHAHAPWMYWVGVVTAAMTAFYVFRAIFLCFFGTYRGDAHPHESPLVMTLPLGVLALLSLAGGYFNVPHYLAPLFGAGHGEHDEKLVAISVAAGVGGILLAWLFYVAAPSLPDRIAHGLGALYRLVYNKYYVDEVYDAMIVHPIRDGSRALLWGVVDAKLVDGAVNGVGSMARAVGAGLRQWQSGYIRRYAAWVVLGSAAIIAVAAFWGGMR; encoded by the coding sequence ATGCATCATCTCTGGCTCATTCCCGCATTTCCGCTCGCCGGATTCCTCATCAACGGGATCGCCGGGCGCAGGCTGCCGAAGCCGCTCATCAACACGTTCGCCGTCGGCAGCGTGCTGCTGTCGTTCCTCTGGGTGCTGAAGGTGCTCAGCGGATTGCAGCCGCTCGAGGCCGCTTACACCGAACGCTATTTCACCTGGATCCAGAGCGGCGCCTTCACCGTGGGCCTCGATTTCATGGTGGACCGGCTCACGGCGGTGATGCTGCTCGTGGTCACCGGCATCGGCCTGCTGATCCACATCTATTCGATCGGCTACATGGCGCACGAGCATGGCTACGACCGCTTTTTCGCCTACCTGAACCTGTTCATGTTCTTCATGCTGGTGCTGGTGCTGGCAGCCAATTACCTGGTGTTGTTTATCGGCTGGGAGGGCGTCGGCCTCTGCTCGTATCTGCTGATCGGCTTCTACTACCTGAAGAAGAGCGCCACGGATGCGGGCAAGAAGGCTTTCGTCGTGAACCGCGTGGGCGACCTCGGTTTCTCGCTGGGAATGTTTCTGACGGCGCTGACATTCGGCTCGCTCGACTTTCCCACCGTGTTCGGCCAGGCGCAGGCGGAGGCCGCGGTGCTGAACCCGCAGACGGTGACGCTGATCTGCCTGCTGCTGTTGGTGGGCGCCACCGGCAAGAGCGCACAGGTGCCGCTCTATGTCTGGTTGCCGGACGCGATGGAGGGCCCGACGCCGGTGAGCGCGCTGATCCACGCCGCCACGATGGTGACGGCGGGCGTCTACATGGTGGCCCGCTCGGCGCCGCTGTACAACCTCTCGCCAACGGCGATGGAAGTGGTGGCCGTGGTCGGCCTGATCACCGCCGTGCTGGCCGCCACCATTGGCCTGACGCAGTTTGACATCAAGAAAGTCTTCGCCTACTCCACGGTGAGCCAGCTCGGCTACATGTTCCTCGCGCTGGGCGTGGGCGCCTATTCGGCGGCGGTCTTCCACATCATGACGCACGCCTTTTTCAAGGCGCTGCTCTTCCTTGGCGCGGGCAGCGTGATCCACGCCCTCGGCGGCGAGCAGGACCTCCGGATGATGGGGGGCCTGCGTTCGAAGATTCCGGTGACGTTCACGGTGCTGCTGGCGGCGGCGGTGGCGATAGCGGGCGTGCCGCCATTTTCGGGGTTTCATTCCAAGGATGCGATCCTGCTGGCCGCGCACGCTCATGCGCCGTGGATGTACTGGGTGGGCGTGGTGACGGCGGCCATGACGGCATTCTATGTTTTCCGCGCGATCTTCCTGTGCTTCTTCGGGACGTACCGCGGCGACGCGCACCCGCATGAGTCGCCGCTGGTGATGACGCTGCCGCTCGGGGTGCTGGCGCTGCTGAGCCTGGCCGGCGGCTACTTCAACGTGCCTCACTACCTGGCGCCGCTGTTTGGCGCGGGCCACGGGGAACATGACGAGAAGCTGGTGGCGATCTCCGTGGCCGCCGGCGTGGGCGGCATCCTGCTGGCGTGGCTGTTCTATGTGGCTGCGCCGAGCCTGCCGGACCGAATCGCCCATGGCCTGGGCGCGCTCTACCGGCTGGTCTACAACAAGTACTACGTGGACGAAGTCTATGACGCGATGATCGTGCACCCCATCCGCGACGGCTCGCGCGCGCTGCTCTGGGGCGTTGTCGACGCCAAGCTCGTTGACGGTGCGGTGAATGGCGTCGGCTCGATGGCGCGGGCCGTGGGCGCCGGGCTGCGGCAATGGCAGTCCGGCTACATCCGCCGTTATGCCGCCTGGGTGGTGCTTGGTTCGGCGGCCATCATCGCGGTGGCGGCCTTCTGGGGAGGAATGCGGTGA
- the nuoK1 gene encoding NADH-quinone oxidoreductase subunit K 1 — translation MPDLSQVLAAEVPLSWYLILSVILFVIGAAGFLVRRNIITVFMCIELMLNAVNLSFVSFSHMLKNVDGHIYSFFVMVVAAAEAAVGLAIILTVFKNRATLEIDEVSSLKL, via the coding sequence ATGCCCGACCTGTCACAGGTGCTCGCTGCCGAGGTGCCGCTGAGCTGGTACCTGATCCTGAGCGTGATCCTTTTCGTGATCGGCGCCGCGGGCTTCCTGGTCCGCCGCAACATCATCACCGTCTTCATGTGCATCGAACTGATGCTGAATGCGGTGAACCTCTCCTTCGTCTCCTTCAGCCACATGCTGAAGAACGTGGACGGCCACATTTACAGCTTTTTCGTGATGGTGGTGGCCGCGGCCGAGGCCGCCGTCGGACTGGCCATCATCCTCACGGTATTCAAGAACCGCGCGACGCTCGAAATCGACGAAGTCTCTTCGCTGAAGCTCTGA
- the nuoJ-1 gene encoding NADH dehydrogenase subunit J, giving the protein MDVVLFLVFAAIAVGCALNLVLQTHPISSALSLIGVMGSLAVLYLLLGGEFLAAVQLIVYAGAIMVLFVFVIMLLNAGAEKRPSRKVLRTAVALPLLFTLAGVAAYILATQVPRTEAVRFGGFTAGPYEVGRALFTTWLLPFEVTSILILIAIVGAVVLARKEI; this is encoded by the coding sequence ATGGACGTTGTGCTCTTCCTCGTCTTTGCCGCGATTGCGGTGGGCTGCGCGCTGAATCTGGTGCTTCAGACGCACCCGATTTCGAGCGCGCTGTCGCTGATCGGCGTCATGGGCTCGCTCGCCGTGCTCTACCTTCTGCTGGGCGGCGAGTTTCTGGCGGCGGTGCAGCTCATCGTCTATGCCGGCGCCATCATGGTGCTGTTCGTTTTCGTCATCATGCTGCTGAACGCCGGCGCCGAGAAGCGGCCCTCGCGGAAGGTGCTGCGCACGGCCGTGGCGCTGCCGCTGCTGTTCACGCTGGCCGGGGTGGCCGCCTACATCCTGGCCACGCAGGTGCCGCGCACGGAAGCGGTGCGCTTTGGCGGCTTCACTGCCGGCCCGTATGAGGTGGGCCGGGCGCTGTTCACCACCTGGCTGCTGCCCTTTGAAGTCACCTCGATCCTGATCCTGATTGCGATCGTCGGCGCGGTGGTGCTGGCGCGGAAGGAGATCTGA
- the nuoH gene encoding NADH-quinone oxidoreductase subunit H, whose product MNFYVLTLTKMALTAFVLLTCCAYAVWVERKVLAHIQLRPGPYRVGPHGLLQPLADLIKLLTKEGIVPSYASPFYYLLAPWLAVTLALSAIVVIPFTPEFELFGVRTAIGLTDLNIGILFLLALSSLGVYGIAIGGWASNNKYSLMGSLRSSAQMVSYELPLAMAIASPLLVTNTLNLRQIVELQGGFYAGFLPKWTIFALPAPQILAFLIFLIAAFAETNRVPFDLPEAESELVAGFHTEYSSMMFASFFMAEYANIITICCVATVLFLGGWHPLWPSQYGSDLVPVALLAGAGLILLYHAAQAARQRKWDRFTFPVFGVLLLALSPAFLVPALKPVLIPFFWFVAKAGFLVFVFIWVRGTLPRFRYDQLMRFAWTFMFPLALANLLATGLIVALAG is encoded by the coding sequence ATGAATTTTTACGTGCTCACGCTGACCAAGATGGCCCTGACGGCTTTTGTGCTGCTCACCTGCTGCGCCTACGCCGTCTGGGTGGAGCGCAAGGTGCTGGCGCACATTCAGCTCCGGCCGGGCCCGTACCGCGTGGGGCCGCACGGGCTGCTCCAGCCGCTGGCGGACCTGATCAAGCTGCTCACCAAGGAGGGCATCGTGCCCTCCTATGCGAGCCCGTTCTACTACCTGCTGGCGCCGTGGCTGGCCGTCACGCTGGCGCTATCGGCGATCGTCGTGATTCCATTCACGCCGGAGTTCGAGCTGTTCGGAGTGCGCACGGCCATCGGGCTCACCGACCTCAACATCGGGATCCTTTTCCTGCTGGCGCTGAGCTCGCTGGGCGTTTATGGAATCGCCATCGGCGGCTGGGCCTCCAACAACAAGTATTCGCTGATGGGCAGCCTGCGCTCGTCGGCGCAGATGGTGAGTTATGAGCTGCCGCTGGCGATGGCGATCGCCAGTCCGCTGCTGGTAACCAACACGCTGAACCTGCGGCAGATTGTGGAATTGCAGGGCGGCTTTTATGCCGGATTCCTGCCGAAATGGACCATTTTTGCTCTGCCTGCGCCGCAGATTCTCGCCTTTCTGATCTTCCTGATTGCCGCCTTTGCCGAGACCAACCGTGTGCCCTTCGACCTGCCAGAAGCCGAAAGCGAGCTGGTGGCCGGCTTTCACACCGAGTATTCCTCGATGATGTTCGCCTCTTTTTTCATGGCTGAATACGCGAACATCATCACGATCTGCTGCGTGGCCACGGTGCTTTTTCTGGGCGGCTGGCACCCGCTGTGGCCATCGCAGTACGGCAGTGACCTGGTTCCGGTGGCGCTGCTCGCCGGCGCCGGGCTCATCCTCCTGTATCACGCGGCCCAGGCGGCGCGGCAGCGCAAATGGGACCGGTTCACGTTCCCGGTTTTCGGCGTTCTTCTGCTGGCGCTGTCGCCCGCGTTTCTGGTCCCGGCGCTGAAGCCCGTGCTGATCCCGTTTTTCTGGTTCGTCGCCAAGGCGGGCTTCCTTGTGTTCGTCTTCATCTGGGTCCGTGGCACGCTGCCGAGGTTCCGTTATGACCAGCTCATGCGCTTCGCGTGGACATTCATGTTCCCGCTGGCGCTGGCGAACCTGCTGGCGACCGGCCTGATCGTTGCGCTGGCGGGCTGA
- the nuoG1 gene encoding NADH-quinone oxidoreductase produces MANMVTITIDGRQVTVPAGTPVIEAAKQAGIDIPAFCYYEGFSVQAACRMCLVEVEKMPKLQPSCALPATDGMVIHTESPKVVEARKSMLEFLLTNHPLDCPVCDKGGECELQDMTFRYGVGESRFTEIKHHDVEKQWSPLVFYDPARCILCYRCIRVCDEGLGVGALGLSFRGVSAEIIPNRGDHLECDECGWCIDVCPVGALTSGTYRYKSRPWEMNYVPAVCTHCSNGCKTTLSVRNGEIIRANNRDRSGINGEFLCVKGRFAFDFVHNGERLQTPLVRRGGRLEPASWSEALQAAADRIRASIGRNGRAAVIGSTRTTNEENYYLQKFARQVLRTNNIDHHRSGDLITLLRLVGGRKDALATVNDLYTCDAALVLGADLAQQHPLLAVQLRANWRHHQSAVYVITEGPVREDQYAARSLRASAGEETGRLEELREELKARRNLVVLYGPTVKGDAVHRLVAFGDSLDIPVKYVCLVDYANSRGALDMGLLPHLGPGYRPVEIAGMTLDAMLEAPDLDLIWVVGANPLKGGRRFAARDAFLIVNELFLNETAEQADIVFPAMSLYEKNGTVTNVCGELQRTKAGPKVMGTKSDLDILALVAAQLGADLGVPLPDRVFEEIRREVPGYNVPLALIATGGAAQTRPPAVPADVDSQPELVRSSGDTLFTSGTLGRYSKKLAEVIEAPGRLFQVLVP; encoded by the coding sequence ATGGCGAACATGGTGACGATCACGATCGACGGCCGGCAGGTCACCGTGCCCGCGGGCACGCCCGTGATTGAAGCGGCCAAACAGGCGGGCATCGACATTCCGGCCTTCTGCTATTACGAGGGCTTCAGCGTTCAGGCGGCCTGCCGCATGTGCCTCGTCGAAGTGGAGAAGATGCCGAAGTTGCAGCCCTCCTGCGCGCTGCCCGCCACCGACGGCATGGTGATCCACACCGAGAGCCCGAAGGTCGTCGAGGCCAGGAAGTCGATGCTCGAGTTCCTGCTGACGAACCACCCGCTCGATTGCCCCGTCTGCGACAAGGGCGGCGAGTGCGAGCTTCAGGACATGACCTTCCGCTACGGCGTCGGGGAAAGCCGCTTCACCGAGATCAAGCATCACGACGTCGAAAAGCAGTGGAGCCCGCTGGTCTTCTACGATCCGGCCCGCTGCATCCTCTGCTACCGCTGCATCCGCGTCTGCGACGAAGGGCTCGGCGTGGGCGCGCTCGGGCTCAGCTTCCGCGGCGTCTCGGCCGAGATCATTCCCAACCGGGGCGACCATCTCGAATGCGACGAGTGCGGCTGGTGCATCGACGTCTGCCCGGTGGGCGCGCTGACCTCGGGCACCTATCGCTACAAATCGCGCCCGTGGGAAATGAACTATGTTCCCGCGGTCTGCACGCACTGCTCGAACGGGTGCAAGACGACGCTCAGCGTCCGCAACGGCGAGATCATCCGCGCCAACAACCGCGACCGCTCCGGCATCAACGGCGAATTCCTCTGCGTGAAGGGCCGCTTCGCCTTCGACTTCGTGCACAACGGCGAGCGGCTTCAGACGCCGCTCGTGCGCCGCGGCGGACGGCTGGAACCGGCCAGCTGGAGCGAAGCGCTCCAGGCGGCGGCTGACCGCATCCGCGCCTCCATCGGGCGCAACGGACGCGCGGCCGTCATCGGCTCCACCCGCACGACCAACGAAGAGAACTACTACCTTCAGAAGTTCGCGCGGCAGGTGTTGCGGACGAACAACATCGACCATCACCGCTCGGGCGACCTGATCACGCTGCTCAGGCTGGTTGGCGGACGTAAGGACGCGCTGGCGACGGTGAACGACCTCTACACCTGCGACGCCGCGCTCGTCCTCGGCGCCGATCTCGCGCAGCAGCATCCGCTGCTGGCCGTGCAACTTCGCGCCAACTGGCGCCATCATCAGTCCGCCGTCTACGTCATCACCGAGGGGCCGGTGCGCGAGGATCAGTACGCCGCGCGCAGCCTCCGCGCGTCCGCGGGCGAAGAGACCGGCCGGCTGGAGGAACTCCGCGAGGAGCTGAAGGCGCGGCGGAACCTGGTGGTGCTCTACGGTCCGACAGTGAAAGGCGACGCGGTGCACCGGCTGGTTGCCTTCGGCGACTCGCTCGACATCCCGGTGAAATACGTCTGTCTGGTCGACTACGCCAATTCGCGGGGCGCCCTGGACATGGGCCTGTTGCCGCATCTCGGGCCCGGCTACCGCCCGGTGGAAATCGCCGGCATGACGCTCGACGCGATGCTCGAAGCGCCCGACCTCGACCTCATCTGGGTGGTTGGCGCCAATCCGCTCAAAGGCGGCCGCCGCTTTGCCGCGCGCGACGCGTTCCTCATCGTGAACGAGCTGTTCCTCAACGAGACGGCCGAACAGGCCGACATCGTCTTCCCGGCGATGAGCCTGTATGAGAAGAACGGGACGGTCACCAACGTCTGCGGCGAGTTGCAGAGGACCAAAGCCGGCCCGAAGGTGATGGGCACGAAGTCGGACCTCGACATTCTTGCACTGGTGGCGGCGCAGCTTGGCGCCGACCTGGGCGTGCCGCTGCCGGACAGGGTGTTTGAGGAGATCCGCCGCGAGGTGCCGGGCTACAATGTGCCGCTGGCGCTGATCGCCACTGGCGGCGCGGCCCAGACCCGGCCGCCCGCCGTTCCGGCCGACGTGGACTCGCAGCCGGAGCTTGTGCGGAGCTCGGGTGATACGCTGTTTACCTCGGGCACGCTCGGCAGGTATTCGAAGAAACTCGCCGAGGTGATCGAAGCGCCCGGCCGGCTGTTCCAGGTGCTTGTGCCATGA
- the nuoF gene encoding NADH-quinone oxidoreductase subunit F yields the protein MKQTLLVPPHPLEKRVLTRRFEYPRTEPVWIDEYLQTGGYEAIRKAMTMEPEAIVEEVKKSSLRGRGGAGFPTGMKWSFVDRRSPKPKYVVVNADEGEPGTCKDRILMGYDPHRLIEGVLIGARAIGACRGWIYIRGEYREYIEIMDRAIEEAYARGFLGANVLGTGWEFHLSTHTGAGSYECGEETALLESLEGKRGNPRLKPPFPATSGAFQCPTILNNVETFCAVPDIILNGGEWYASLGTPRNGGTRLVCLSGHIERPGVYEVPLGMNLLTIINEIGGGVWKGRRLKAVIPGGSSSPVLKADECDIPADYDSLAKAGSMLGSGATVVLDETADMTKVLARLMKFYAHESCGWCIPCREGTTWLKKITSRLEDGLGSERDIALIDDIAQNMLGRTFCPLGDAAAMPAMAIVRKFREEILDRIRGAGAFAPVPGTQPLPVLG from the coding sequence ATGAAGCAGACACTGCTGGTTCCTCCGCATCCGCTCGAGAAGCGGGTGCTGACGCGCCGGTTCGAGTATCCGCGCACCGAGCCCGTCTGGATCGACGAATACCTGCAAACCGGCGGCTACGAGGCCATCCGCAAGGCGATGACGATGGAGCCCGAGGCCATCGTCGAGGAAGTGAAGAAATCCAGCCTGCGCGGCCGCGGCGGCGCCGGCTTTCCCACCGGGATGAAGTGGAGCTTCGTCGACCGCCGCTCGCCGAAGCCGAAGTACGTTGTCGTCAATGCGGACGAGGGCGAGCCGGGCACCTGCAAGGACCGCATCCTGATGGGCTATGACCCGCACCGGCTCATCGAGGGCGTCCTCATTGGGGCGCGCGCCATCGGCGCCTGCCGCGGCTGGATCTACATCCGCGGCGAGTACCGCGAATACATCGAGATCATGGACCGCGCCATCGAAGAGGCCTACGCGCGTGGCTTTCTGGGCGCGAACGTGCTGGGCACGGGCTGGGAGTTCCATCTGTCGACCCATACCGGCGCTGGCTCCTACGAATGCGGCGAGGAGACGGCGCTGCTTGAATCGCTCGAGGGCAAGCGCGGCAACCCGCGGCTGAAACCGCCATTTCCGGCCACTTCGGGCGCCTTCCAGTGCCCGACCATCCTGAACAACGTGGAGACGTTCTGCGCCGTGCCGGACATCATCCTCAACGGCGGCGAATGGTATGCTTCGCTCGGCACGCCGCGCAACGGCGGCACCCGGCTGGTGTGCCTGTCGGGCCACATCGAGCGGCCGGGCGTCTACGAGGTTCCGCTGGGGATGAACCTGCTGACGATCATCAACGAGATCGGCGGCGGGGTCTGGAAGGGCCGGAGGCTGAAGGCGGTGATCCCCGGCGGCAGCTCTTCGCCGGTGCTCAAGGCCGACGAGTGCGACATCCCGGCCGACTACGATTCGCTGGCGAAAGCCGGCTCCATGCTCGGCTCCGGCGCAACGGTCGTGCTCGACGAGACTGCCGACATGACGAAGGTGCTGGCGCGGCTGATGAAGTTCTACGCGCACGAAAGCTGCGGCTGGTGCATCCCCTGCCGCGAAGGCACCACCTGGCTGAAGAAGATCACCTCGCGGCTGGAAGACGGGCTGGGCAGTGAGCGCGACATTGCGCTGATCGACGACATCGCGCAGAACATGCTCGGCCGCACTTTCTGCCCGCTGGGCGACGCCGCGGCGATGCCGGCGATGGCGATTGTGCGCAAGTTCCGCGAGGAAATCCTCGACCGCATCCGGGGGGCCGGGGCGTTTGCGCCCGTGCCGGGCACGCAGCCGCTGCCGGTGCTCGGTTAG
- the nuoE2 gene encoding NADH-quinone oxidoreductase subunit E 2 has protein sequence MTFSPELEARFAKMIGNYPPGRQKGALIPMLLYAQDEVGAVTEEVIEEVAKRLKLTRVEVEEVLGYYTMLTREPRGRHHIQVCTNISCMLTGGEELFEHACRRLGIRNREKTPDGEFSLEEVECLGACSWGPALQVNYEFHYQMTPEKFDRLIESLRKTQ, from the coding sequence ATGACGTTTTCGCCGGAACTCGAAGCCAGATTCGCGAAAATGATCGGCAATTATCCGCCCGGACGGCAGAAAGGGGCGCTGATCCCCATGCTGCTGTACGCGCAGGATGAAGTGGGCGCCGTCACCGAAGAAGTGATCGAGGAGGTGGCGAAGCGGCTGAAACTGACGCGCGTCGAAGTGGAGGAAGTGCTCGGCTATTACACGATGCTGACGCGCGAGCCGCGCGGCCGGCATCACATCCAGGTCTGTACCAACATCAGTTGCATGCTGACCGGCGGCGAGGAGCTGTTCGAGCATGCCTGCCGCCGGCTTGGCATCCGCAACCGGGAAAAGACGCCGGACGGTGAGTTTTCGCTTGAGGAAGTCGAGTGCCTCGGGGCGTGCTCCTGGGGGCCGGCGCTTCAGGTCAACTACGAGTTCCACTATCAGATGACGCCGGAGAAGTTCGACCGGCTGATCGAGAGCCTGAGGAAGACGCAGTAA
- the nuoD2 gene encoding NADH-quinone oxidoreductase subunit D 2, whose protein sequence is MNPVDTAMEHRLEEIEPAAPGAPRRMVLNMGPQHPSTHGVLRVILELDGEIVTSARPDIGYLHTGIEKQAEALGWQQVVTITDRMDYLANLSNNLAYVLPVEKLLGIEIPPKAQWMRVLLAELSRINSHVVWLGTHALDLGAMTVFFYCFREREELLRIFEMFSGQRMMTSYIRIGGLALEPPRGWDRAVRNFIRGFPEKVDEYEALLRENPIFLKRTQGVAYAPLEQLLDLGVTGPMIRAAGLAWDIRKAEPYSSYEKFDFRVPVEQSSDVYARFLIRLEEMRQSARIVEQALEGMPEGAWKADAPRVVLPDREKMKTQMEALIYHFKIVTEGVHVPAGEAYVPVESPRGEIGFYVVSDGGTQPWRVFMRTPSFGNLQALPALFEGKLIADTIAALGSMDFVLGDVDR, encoded by the coding sequence ATGAATCCCGTCGACACCGCCATGGAGCACAGGCTGGAAGAGATCGAGCCGGCTGCGCCGGGCGCGCCGCGCCGCATGGTGCTCAACATGGGGCCGCAGCACCCGTCCACGCACGGCGTGCTGCGCGTGATCCTCGAGCTGGACGGAGAAATCGTCACCAGCGCCCGGCCCGACATCGGCTATCTGCACACGGGCATCGAAAAGCAGGCCGAAGCGCTCGGCTGGCAGCAGGTGGTGACGATCACCGACCGGATGGACTACCTGGCGAACCTGTCCAACAACCTCGCCTACGTCCTTCCGGTGGAAAAGCTCCTCGGCATCGAGATCCCGCCGAAAGCGCAGTGGATGCGCGTGCTGCTGGCCGAGCTGTCGCGCATCAACAGCCACGTCGTCTGGCTGGGCACGCATGCGCTCGACCTGGGCGCGATGACGGTGTTTTTCTACTGTTTCCGCGAGCGCGAGGAGCTGCTGCGGATCTTCGAGATGTTCAGCGGCCAGCGGATGATGACCAGCTACATCCGCATTGGAGGCCTGGCGCTGGAGCCGCCCCGCGGCTGGGACCGCGCGGTGCGCAATTTTATCCGCGGATTCCCGGAAAAGGTGGACGAATACGAGGCTCTGCTCCGGGAGAACCCGATCTTTCTGAAACGCACGCAGGGCGTCGCATACGCGCCGCTCGAGCAGCTGCTCGACCTCGGCGTCACCGGCCCGATGATCCGCGCCGCCGGTCTGGCCTGGGACATCCGCAAGGCCGAACCCTACTCGAGCTACGAGAAGTTCGATTTCCGCGTGCCTGTCGAGCAGTCCAGCGACGTCTACGCACGGTTCCTCATCCGGCTGGAAGAGATGCGCCAGAGCGCGCGCATCGTCGAGCAGGCCCTGGAGGGCATGCCGGAAGGCGCCTGGAAAGCCGACGCGCCGCGCGTCGTGCTGCCGGACCGCGAAAAGATGAAGACGCAGATGGAGGCCCTGATCTACCACTTCAAGATCGTCACCGAGGGCGTCCACGTGCCGGCCGGCGAAGCCTACGTTCCGGTGGAGAGCCCGCGCGGCGAGATCGGCTTCTATGTGGTGAGCGACGGCGGTACGCAGCCCTGGCGCGTGTTCATGCGCACGCCGAGCTTTGGCAACCTCCAGGCGCTGCCGGCGCTGTTTGAAGGAAAGCTGATCGCCGATACGATCGCCGCGCTCGGCAGCATGGATTTCGTGCTTGGAGACGTGGACCGCTGA